From a region of the Triticum aestivum cultivar Chinese Spring chromosome 7D, IWGSC CS RefSeq v2.1, whole genome shotgun sequence genome:
- the LOC123170173 gene encoding putative receptor protein kinase ZmPK1, with the protein MAATAPKHNVNGVDQHKNSTSLALVHMYRDVHRKNKDHGARAGSIMMRALAILLVITTAATLPRVALAASDDRRRTSILWRRGSIAVGDDALVSPSGDFSCGFHPVATNAYVFAVWFTASADPRTLAWAANRDAPVNGMGSRAELLVDGTLVLRDFDGLATWSTNTSGTGADRAQLLDTGNLVVSDATGRTLWQSFDWPTDTLLPGQLITRRARLVSAKARGSTSSGYFSFYFDNFNILNLVYDGPEINMNYWPDPFKTWVENKRTAFNSSRLGRLDDRGRFSATDNLRFAASDMGAAGHIMRRLTLDYDGNLRVYSLDVAGGGVWRATWAALSRQCSVHGICGRYGVCAYGLAGPACACPEGFEPSDPGDWSKGCRRLFDIQCGEDVFFAELANVDYWGFDKKFRQKATIDECRQLCIDDCRCEAFAYKKGGGGFCYTKIAVGVAKGLAYLHHECLEWILHCDMKPENVLLDADLEPKITGFGLVKLLSREDDACGKAPSPVQLGTRGHVAPEWALSLPITGKADVYSFGVVLLELLRGQRVSEWAAVEGVPGGDQQARVNLQEIVAWFQDQTLECQGDRSAPWLEEFVDARLLGDFNRLQAAVMLEVAGSCVEDDPSRRPNMNAVAQKLLSAQDVVGSVSLRRVCPVPSQGISSLHFV; encoded by the exons ATGGCTGCTACGGCGCCAAAACATAACGTCAATGGCGTGGACCAGCATAAAAACTCGACGAGCTTAGCTCTGGTGCACATGTACCGAGACGTACACCGGAAAAACAAAGACCACGGCGCGCGAGCTGGTAGTATCATGATGAGAGCGCTCGCAATCCTCCTAGTGATCACCACTGCGGCGACCTTGCCTCGCGTTGCGCTCGCGGCAAGCGATGATCGGCGCCGGACGAGCATCCTGTGGCGCCGCGGGTCCATCGCCGTGGGGGACGACGCCCTGGTGTCCCCGAGCGGCGACTTCTCGTGCGGCTTCCACCCCGTCGCCACCAACGCCTACGTGTTCGCCGTCTGGTTCACCGCCTCGGCCGATCCGCGCACCCTCGCGTGGGCCGCCAACCGCGACGCCCCCGTGAACGGCATGGGCTCCCGCGCCGAGCTTCTCGTGGACGGGACCCTGGTGCTGCGGGACTTCGACGGCCTGGCCACGTGGAGCACCAACACCAGCGGCACCGGCGCCGATCGTGCGCAGCTGCTCGACACCGGCAACCTCGTCGTGTCCGACGCCACCGGCCGCACCCTGTGGCAGAGCTTCGACTGGCCCACCGACACGCTCCTCCCCGGGCAACTCATCACGCGGCGCGCGCGCCTCGTGTCGGCAAAGGCGAGGGGCTCCACGTCCTCCGGCTACTTCAGCTTCTACTTCGACAATTTCAACATCCTCAACCTCGTCTACGACGGCCCGGAGATCAACATGAACTACTGGCCGGACCCCTTCAAAACGTGGGTGGAAAACAAGCGGACGGCCTTCAACAGCAGCCGACTCGGCCGCCTCGACGACCGTGGCCGCTTCTCGGCGACCGACAATCTGCGGTTCGCCGCCTCCGACATGGGCGCCGCCGGGCACATCATGCGGCGACTGACGCTGGACTACGACGGGAACCTCCGGGTGTACAGCCTCGACGTCGCCGGCGGCGGGGTCTGGCGCGCCACGTGGGCGGCGCTCTCGCGGCAGTGCAGCGTGCACGGGATCTGCGGCCGGTACGGCGTGTGCGCATACGGGCTGGCCGGGCCGGCTTGCGCGTGCCCCGAGGGGTTCGAGCCCAGCGACCCCGGCGACTGGAGCAAAGGCTGCCGGCGCTTGTTCGACATCCAGTGCGGCGAGGACGTGTTCTTCGCCGAGCTGGCGAACGTGGACTACTGGGGGTTCGACAAAAAATTCCGTCAGAAGGCCACCATCGATGAGTGCCGGCAGCTGTGCATCGACGACTGCAGATGCGAGGCGTTCGCCTACAAGAAGGGGGGAGGCGGCTTCTGCTACACGAAG ATCGCCGTCGGCGTCGCCAAGGGGCTGGCCTACCTGCACCACGAGTGCCTCGAGTGGATCCTGCACTGCGACATGAAGCCGGAGAACGTTCTGCTGGACGCCGACCTGGAGCCCAAGATCACCGGCTTCGGCCTGGTGAAGCTGCTGAGCCGGGAAGACGACGCGTGCGGCAAGGCGCCGTCCCCTGTCCAGCTGGGAACGAGGGGGCACGTGGCGCCGGAGTGGGCGCTGAGCCTCCCGATCACCGGGAAGGccgacgtgtacagcttcggcgtCGTGCTCCTCGAGCTGCTCCGTGGGCAGAGGGTCAGCGAATGGGCGGCGGTGGAGGGCGTGCCCGGAGGTGATCAGCAGGCACGCGTGAACCTACAGGAGATCGTAGCGTGGTTCCAGGACCAGACGCTGGAATGCCAAGGTGACCGGTCGGCGCCGTGGCTGGAGGAGTTCGTGGATGCACGGTTGCTCGGCGACTTCAACCGCTTGCAGGCGGCGGTGATGCTGGAGGTGGCTGGCTCGTGCGTGGAGGATGATCCCAGCAGGAGGCCGAACATGAACGCCGTTGCGCAGAAGCTTCTCTCGGCGCAGGATGTAGTAGGCTCGGTGTCCCTGCGCCGTGTGTGTCCGGTTCCTTCCCAAGGCATCAGTAGTCTGCACTTCGTCTGA
- the LOC123169089 gene encoding uncharacterized protein, with protein sequence MAATVRTWLVVAALACALTLALRSADAQETEAQAQPTSSSLPAQKPNCAPGAATPCRVGALRDPENQEEEGLFNVKVKAPAPTAAGDSDDSDDDYSDPDKPKDPDQSDDELIVLGH encoded by the coding sequence ATGGCGGCGACCGTGCGCACATGGCTGGTGGTGGCGGCGCTGGCGTGCGCGCTAACGCTGGCGCTGCGCTCGGCGGACGCGCAGGAGACCGAGGCGCAGGCGCAGCCGACGTCGTCGTCGTTGCCGGCCCAGAAGCCCAACTGCGCTCCGGGCGCCGCCACGCCGTGCCGCGTGGGCGCGCTGCGCGACCCGGAGAACCAGGAGGAGGAGGGGCTGTTCAATGTGAAGGTGAAGGCGCCGGCGCCGACCGCCGCGGGTGActccgacgacagcgacgacgactaCAGCGACCCCGACAAGCCCAAAGACCCCGACCAGTCCGACGACGAGCTTATCGTTCTCGGCCACTGA